A single region of the Coregonus clupeaformis isolate EN_2021a chromosome 16, ASM2061545v1, whole genome shotgun sequence genome encodes:
- the LOC121585227 gene encoding reticulon-4 receptor-like: MKTSVFEGGRLLFLVVWLNLVPRGAEGCPVKCVCYSEPRPTVACQQQGLFSIPNEIPERSQRIFLQSNKLTVVRSTSFSSVHNLTVLWMYSNNISHIEAGAFYGLERLEELDIGDNSNLRIISPTAFRGLSKLHTLHLHRCGLSELPVGAFRGLFSLQYLYLQDNNLLALHDDTFLDLANLTYLFLHNNKIKTVSDHMLRGLINLDRLLLHQNRVIYVQPRAFSDLGKLTTLFLFYNNLTVLTGETMDPLGSLQYLRLNGNQWVCDCRARTLWDWFKRFKGSSSELECNVPLELFGKDLKRLKSDDLEGCVETPQIQTQLFSSKPQSGKFASTENPLGDGIPRCCLPDNDKSSIISGKTIPDPSSYNSRQITNNPLKEKENISKTKFREQERTKNETIRNKQSLNDGPLGTLSNNLDQSLVQLEDLEPSTAPTRKKKKCTKKPKSDAQCLKGHGSTMQAALSFLFMSIIWFWFSLVMS, encoded by the coding sequence ggggcCGACTCCTGTTCCTTGTGGTGTGGTTAAACCTGGTGCCTCGAGGAGCTGAGGGCTGCCCGGTCAAATGTGTGTGTTACAGTGAGCCACGGCCCACCGTGGCTTGCCAGCAGCAAGGACTGTTCTCCATCCCCAACGAGATCCCTGAGCGGAGCCAGCGGATATTCCTCCAGAGCAACAAGCTGACCGTGGTCCGCTCCACCAGCTTCAGCTCTGTGCACAACCTCACCGTCCTTTGGATGTACTCCAACAACATCAGCCACATTGAGGCCGGGGCCTTCTATGGTCTTGAGCGGCTGGAGGAGCTGGACATTGGGGACAACAGTAACCTGAGAATCATCAGCCCCACGGCCTTCAGGGGCCTGTCCAAGCTCCACACCCTCCACCTGCACAGGTGCGGCCTGTCGGAGTTACCTGTCGGAGCGTTCCGgggactgttctccctgcagtaccTTTACcttcaggacaataacctactgGCCCTGCACGATGACACTTTCCTGGACCTGGCCAACCTCACCTATCTCTTCCTGCACAACAACAAGATCAAGACCGTGTCAGACCACATGCTGCGTGGCCTCATTAACCTCGACCGCCTGTTGCTGCACCAGAACCGGGTGATCTACGTCCAACCAAGGGCATTCAGTGACCTGGGAAAGCTGACCACGCTGTTCCTGTTCTACAACAACCTGACCGTGCTGACCGGGGAGACCATGGACCCGCTGGGGTCCCTCCAGTACCTGCGTCTCAACGGGAACCAGTGGGTCTGTGACTGTCGGGCCAGGACCCTGTGGGACTGGTTCAAACGCTTCAAGGGCTCCAGCTCAGAGCTCGAGTGTAACGTCCCACTGGAGTTGTTTGGGAAGGACCTGAAACGGCTGAAGAGTGATGATCTGGAAGGGTGTGTGGAAACTCCTCAGATCCAAACCCAGCTCTTCAGCTCCAAGCCGCAGTCTGGAAAATTCGCCTCCACGGAAAATCCTCTTGGAGATGGAATTCCCAGGTGTTGTCTTCCAGATAATGATAAGTCCTCTATTATCTCCGGGAAAACCATCCCTGACCCCTCATCCTACAACAGCCGCCAGATTACCAACAACCCCCTCAAGGAGAAGGAGAACATATCCAAGACCAAATTCAGAGAGCAGGAGCGAACAAAAAACGAGACCATCCGGAATAAGCAGAGTCTCAACGACGGGCCTCTGGGGACTTTGTCCAACAACCTTGACCAGTCCTTAGTCCAACTGGAAGATCTGGAACCTTCTACAGCCCCAACCAGGAAGAAAAAGAAGTGCACTAAAAAGCCCAAATCTGATGCACAATGTCTCAAAGGCCATGGATCTACAATGCAGGCGGCGCTGAGTTTTCTCTTCATGTCCATAATCTGGTTCTGGTTCTCGTTGGTCATGTCTTAG